One stretch of Oncorhynchus gorbuscha isolate QuinsamMale2020 ecotype Even-year linkage group LG21, OgorEven_v1.0, whole genome shotgun sequence DNA includes these proteins:
- the LOC124008641 gene encoding ribonuclease kappa-A-like, which yields MVSCLFCGPKLAACGIVISIWGVIMLAMLGIFFTTHSAVLIEDVPFKEEDMHNDQDPPHTIYKLYNQVGYNCFIAAGIYVLVAALSFCQIKLNHRKEYMVR from the exons ATGGTTTCGTGTTTATTTTGCGGTCCCAAGTTGGCCGCCTGCGGTATTGTCATCAGCATCTGGGGAGTCATAATGCTG gcaatGTTGGGTATTTTCTTCACCACCCACTCGGCAGTGCTGATAGAGGATGTGCCTTTCAAAGAGGAAGACATGCACAATGA tcaagaTCCTCCCCACACCATCTACAAACTCTATAACCAGGTTGGATACAACTGTTTCATCGCAGCTGGTATCTATGTGCTGGTTGCCGCTCTCTCCTTTTGCCAGATTAAACTCAACCATCGCAAGGAGTACATGGTGCGCTAG
- the LOC124008292 gene encoding chromatin complexes subunit BAP18-like isoform X2, whose product MTSASTKVGEIFSAAGAAFTKLGELTMQLHPVADSSPAGAKWTDTEIEQLRSAVVRFGDDLNSLSSVIKERTVAQIKTTVKRKLYDESGMPISTDSPKKTVKKTAVTMATTATPTVIAVPTAQVILPAGLQGNVTVAPPAMKKQKTSDVTLSALNDSDVNSDLEGLGEGSNSKKLNFDQDNLNLDSGLIMNSSDLPLLSR is encoded by the exons ATGACTTCAGCCTCAACGAAG GTTGGAGAGATCTTCTCAGCAGCAGGAGCAGCTTTCACTAAGCTGGGTGAGCTGACCATGCAGCTGCATCCCGTGGCTGACTCCAGCCCTGCAGG AGCTAAGTGGACGGACACTGAGATTGAGCAGCTGAGATCGGCCGTGGTGAGATTTGGTGATGACCTGAACTCTCTCAGCTCTGTCATCAAGGAGCGTACCGT GGCTCAGATTAAAACCACAGTCAAGAGGAAGCTATATGATGAGAGTGGGATGCCCATCTCCACCGACTCCCCAAAGAAGACCGTGAAGAAGACCGCTGTCACCATGGCCACCACGGCTACTCCAACTGTCATCGCTGTGCCAACTGCTCAGGTCATCTTGCCGGCAGGTCTCCAGGGCAACGTGACCGTGGCTCCTCCCGCTATGAAGAAACAGAAGACCTCAG ACGTGACCCTGAGTGCTCTGAATGACTCTGATGTGAACTCTGACttggagggactgggagagggaTCCAACTCCAAGAAACTAAACTTCGATCAGG ACAACCTGAACCTCGATTCCGGCCTCATCATGAACTCAAGTGACCTGCCACTCCTCTCTCGTTGA
- the LOC124008292 gene encoding chromatin complexes subunit BAP18-like isoform X1, giving the protein MTSASTKVGEIFSAAGAAFTKLGELTMQLHPVADSSPAGAKWTDTEIEQLRSAVVRFGDDLNSLSSVIKERTVAQIKTTVKRKLYDESGMPISTDSPKKTVKKTAVTMATTATPTVIAVPTAQVILPAGLQGNVTVAPPAMKKQKTSADVTLSALNDSDVNSDLEGLGEGSNSKKLNFDQDNLNLDSGLIMNSSDLPLLSR; this is encoded by the exons ATGACTTCAGCCTCAACGAAG GTTGGAGAGATCTTCTCAGCAGCAGGAGCAGCTTTCACTAAGCTGGGTGAGCTGACCATGCAGCTGCATCCCGTGGCTGACTCCAGCCCTGCAGG AGCTAAGTGGACGGACACTGAGATTGAGCAGCTGAGATCGGCCGTGGTGAGATTTGGTGATGACCTGAACTCTCTCAGCTCTGTCATCAAGGAGCGTACCGT GGCTCAGATTAAAACCACAGTCAAGAGGAAGCTATATGATGAGAGTGGGATGCCCATCTCCACCGACTCCCCAAAGAAGACCGTGAAGAAGACCGCTGTCACCATGGCCACCACGGCTACTCCAACTGTCATCGCTGTGCCAACTGCTCAGGTCATCTTGCCGGCAGGTCTCCAGGGCAACGTGACCGTGGCTCCTCCCGCTATGAAGAAACAGAAGACCTCAG CAGACGTGACCCTGAGTGCTCTGAATGACTCTGATGTGAACTCTGACttggagggactgggagagggaTCCAACTCCAAGAAACTAAACTTCGATCAGG ACAACCTGAACCTCGATTCCGGCCTCATCATGAACTCAAGTGACCTGCCACTCCTCTCTCGTTGA
- the LOC124008292 gene encoding chromatin complexes subunit BAP18-like isoform X3, with translation MTSASTKVGEIFSAAGAAFTKLGELTMQLHPVADSSPAGAQIKTTVKRKLYDESGMPISTDSPKKTVKKTAVTMATTATPTVIAVPTAQVILPAGLQGNVTVAPPAMKKQKTSADVTLSALNDSDVNSDLEGLGEGSNSKKLNFDQDNLNLDSGLIMNSSDLPLLSR, from the exons ATGACTTCAGCCTCAACGAAG GTTGGAGAGATCTTCTCAGCAGCAGGAGCAGCTTTCACTAAGCTGGGTGAGCTGACCATGCAGCTGCATCCCGTGGCTGACTCCAGCCCTGCAGG GGCTCAGATTAAAACCACAGTCAAGAGGAAGCTATATGATGAGAGTGGGATGCCCATCTCCACCGACTCCCCAAAGAAGACCGTGAAGAAGACCGCTGTCACCATGGCCACCACGGCTACTCCAACTGTCATCGCTGTGCCAACTGCTCAGGTCATCTTGCCGGCAGGTCTCCAGGGCAACGTGACCGTGGCTCCTCCCGCTATGAAGAAACAGAAGACCTCAG CAGACGTGACCCTGAGTGCTCTGAATGACTCTGATGTGAACTCTGACttggagggactgggagagggaTCCAACTCCAAGAAACTAAACTTCGATCAGG ACAACCTGAACCTCGATTCCGGCCTCATCATGAACTCAAGTGACCTGCCACTCCTCTCTCGTTGA
- the LOC124008292 gene encoding chromatin complexes subunit BAP18-like isoform X4 produces the protein MTSASTKVGEIFSAAGAAFTKLGELTMQLHPVADSSPAGAQIKTTVKRKLYDESGMPISTDSPKKTVKKTAVTMATTATPTVIAVPTAQVILPAGLQGNVTVAPPAMKKQKTSDVTLSALNDSDVNSDLEGLGEGSNSKKLNFDQDNLNLDSGLIMNSSDLPLLSR, from the exons ATGACTTCAGCCTCAACGAAG GTTGGAGAGATCTTCTCAGCAGCAGGAGCAGCTTTCACTAAGCTGGGTGAGCTGACCATGCAGCTGCATCCCGTGGCTGACTCCAGCCCTGCAGG GGCTCAGATTAAAACCACAGTCAAGAGGAAGCTATATGATGAGAGTGGGATGCCCATCTCCACCGACTCCCCAAAGAAGACCGTGAAGAAGACCGCTGTCACCATGGCCACCACGGCTACTCCAACTGTCATCGCTGTGCCAACTGCTCAGGTCATCTTGCCGGCAGGTCTCCAGGGCAACGTGACCGTGGCTCCTCCCGCTATGAAGAAACAGAAGACCTCAG ACGTGACCCTGAGTGCTCTGAATGACTCTGATGTGAACTCTGACttggagggactgggagagggaTCCAACTCCAAGAAACTAAACTTCGATCAGG ACAACCTGAACCTCGATTCCGGCCTCATCATGAACTCAAGTGACCTGCCACTCCTCTCTCGTTGA